In Antennarius striatus isolate MH-2024 chromosome 8, ASM4005453v1, whole genome shotgun sequence, a single window of DNA contains:
- the tsc2 gene encoding tuberin isoform X2: MNKQPSKESFKDKVKGIFWPGTPRPQSKQSDAKPSECIVTLDIIKELHPDCGLSNRIRLMNHVCDLARTKKFEDHAVEALWKAVEDMLSREQPAEARRAVLQLLRAIIQGQGERLGPLRAYFFKLIRDYQPSSDDLSDRLEVFKALTENGKDITYLEEDIARFVLLWMDVGLTSDFLHVLVNLVKFNSCYLDQNVSIMVQKICLLCNRTTSSTDIEVALQVLDAVVCYNCLPSDSLTIFIITLCRTVNVKEFCESCWKLMRKVLGTHLGHSAIYTMCRIMEERVYMEDAPLLRGAVFFVGMALWGAHRLPALKNTPTLVLPSFYKAMSSANEVVSYEIVLSVTRLIKKYGRELQALTWDILLGILERLLQQIQTIGSAELKAIVYELLTTVEELYEQNGYHGSTDRFFSLVERCSDKRPDASVLTLISYRAQSIHPAKDGWIQSLHRLMEKFFRKETRTLIRIKVLHILSFVLSTNRQLYEDELIELVVVPQLGGVSEDRDPAVRRQAVQLLVDLAEGCSSHHFSSLLDAIERVANRCLACLGPHEAPERDPTVEPPMEDVRTAVLGLLEILQTKLYTPPASHASRVYELLIHHLQLHYRNKYCSPLAASIRLQVFDFFLMMRADSLHRLGVPNKDRAMRFSPYCYCDAGEPEKRASDKKPGGSTSPPAGSPGPPAAPSASVRSAYLPYAPAFGVLLQCLKTETDWKVLKLVLDKLPWTLQFKVLLLTSSCSLDQLCSTLCCMVTDRLISERLKKPPEGLSRTDVQLAVVPVLTAVTSYHGYLEPSRQRELVQCLETGLIYRCAKQCVVALTMCTVEMPDTMTKLLPALIVKLTHISATVAMASPMLEFLSTLVRLPHLYANFVAEQYVSVFAISLPYTNPSKFNQYIVSLAHHVIAMWFIRCRLPFRKDFVQYITKGLRSNALLPFDDGHEQSAFRARSTSLNERPKSLRAAKVAKAAAANSSSSPAKELREQSAMDAFRSRSISVSEHAVRRMHTSSTTCSLGSADESAVPAADEGLKTVHLELTETCLDMMARYVFSNFSALPKRSPIAEFLLAGGRSMTWLVGNKLVTITTSGGVRTQALLGLDMSERLGGGGEMTRSDPSLHTRITKEAPAKLESQSSQQHSRVTRIRVRSMSGGHALRTGPAQSLSPLVSPSEGELAAPLSPPCGSALDALGPPSSSHDTASAPPPLKDHPSLADFVPVLTQGWAEIFIRRPSGNTSWLMCLENPPSPFSSELGHMPLQELSSILMALEGVKEPPAQTASAPASTAQTASAPASTAQTASAPASTAQTASAPASTAQMVSATASTAQTASASASTATQNPPESTADPFSQSQGGIVGKATAMQLSNTDAVVVLEAGSVPAHSAANWLESEEPEPVTSDPLFMSTVPKTPPPGMSRSSSTSSQDDEKSTLEEVSEGAIPIDHPTGPPTPGSQGAELPFQPHPPPQGHGLNKSSSSPELQTLPEAFSRAALEPGAALGDTAWPRAPPEGQPPPPQPYHDRENTGGEAPGLGGHNQGPQGPSVVSSQSGGARMKLEFPAASAPPGPISPGGGHRPRGHTISVSAPSRRERRPDRDGYNSRPGPTEKISGLSPSFVFLQLYHSPFFGNEANKPLLLPKTPVIDRAVKVLDQMPPYDTHKIGVVFVGAGQVSNEVSILSNEYGSNRYAAFLTGLGKLIHLKDCDPDQIFLGGLDQYGDDGEFTYCWHDDIMQAIFHIATLMPNRESDRGCCNKKRHIGNDFVMVVYNDSGEEYKLGTIKGQFNFVEVVIKPLDYDCNLVTLQCRKDLEGLVDTTVAKIVSDRNLPLLVRQMALHANMASLVHQYRANPSDAYASKWLARLRHIKRIRTRAQEDIQSRSTPGISLTQGHSQQSKSLQQGGAAATPEGAGQRKRLVSTVDDFTDFV, translated from the exons ATGAACAAACAACCCAGCAAGGAGAGCTTCAAGGACAAGGTGAAGGGCATCTTCTGGCCGGGGACGCCCCGCCCTCAGAGCAAACAGAGTGATGCCAAGCCGTCCGAGTGCATCGTCACCCTCGACATCATCAAG GAGCTGCACCCAGACTGCGGCCTCAGTAACCGCATCCGCCTGATGAACCATGTGTGTGACCTGGCCAGAACCAAGAAGTTTGAGGAC caCGCGGTGGAGGCGCTGTGGAAGGCCGTGGAGGACATGCTGTCCAGAGAGCAGCCGGCGGAGGCTAGACGCGCCGTTCTGCAGCTGCTCAGGGCCATCATACAGGGACAG GGCGAGCGGCTCGGCCCCCTCAGGGCCTATTTCTTCAAACTGATCAGAGATTATCAGCCGAGCAGCGACGACCTGTCGGACCGGCTGGAGGTGTTCAAGGCTCTGACGGAGAACGGGAAGGACATCACCTACCTGGAGGAGGACATAG CACGCTTCGTCCTCCTTTGGATGGACGTCGGTCTGACCTCTGATTTCCTCCATGTTCTTGTGAATCTGGTGAAGTTCAACAGTTGCTACTTGGACCAGAACGTGTCCATCATGGTCCa GAAGATCTGTTTGCTGTGCAACAGAACCACGTCTTCCACAGACATTGAG GTGGCGCTGCAGGTTCTGGACGCCGTGGTGTGTTACAACTGTTTGCCCTCAGACTCtctcaccatcttcatcatcacgcTGTGTCGCACCGTCAACGTGAAGGAGTTCTGTGAGTCCTGCTGgaag CTGATGAGGAAGGTGTTGGGGACTCACCTGGGCCACAGCGCCATCTACACCATGTGTCGCATCATGGAGGagag agtgTACATGGAGGACGCTCCATTGCTGAGGGGGGCTGTGTTCTTTGTGGGGATGGCCCTGTGGGGAGCACACCGACTCCCCGCCCTCAAAAACACCCCCACCCTCGTTCTGCCATCGTTCTACAAG GCCATGTCCAGTGCCAACGAGGTGGTGTCGTATGAGATCGTGCTGTCGGTCACGCGGCTCATCAAGAAGTACGGCCGGGAGCTGCAGGCGCTCACCTGGGACATCCTGCTGGGGATCCTGGAGCGGCTGCTGCAGCAGATCCAG ACCATCGGCAGCGCGGAGCTGAAGGCCATCGTGTACGAGCTGCTGACCACGGTGGAGGAGCTGTACGAGCAGAACGGGTACCACGGCTCCACCGACCGCTTCTTCAGCCTGGTGGAGAGATGCTCCGACAAGAGACCC gacGCGTCGGTGCTGACCCTCATCTCCTACCGGGCTCAGTCCATCCACCCAGCCAAAGACGGTTGGATCCAGAGCCTCCACCGCCTCATGGAGAAGTTCTTCAG GAAAGAAACCAGAACTCTGATCCGGATCAAAGTTCTTCACATCCTGTCCTTCGTCCTCAGCACCAACCGACAGCTCTacgag GACGAGCTGATAGAGCTGGTGGTGGTCCCTCAGCTGGGGGGGGTCAGTGAGGACCGGGACCCGGCGGTGCGGAGGCAGGCGGTGCAGCTGCTGGTGGACCTGGCTGAGGGCTGCTCCTCCCACCACTTCAGCAGCCTGCTGGACGCCATCGAGAGG GTGGCCAATCGCTGCCTGGCCTGTCTGGGGCCCCACGAGGCCCCTGAGAGGGACCCCACAGTAGAGCCCCCCATGGAGGACGTCAGGACCGCCGTGCTGGGCCTGCTAGAGATCCTGCAG ACCAAGCTGTACACCCCCCCAGCCAGCCACGCCAGCCGCGTGTACGAGCTGCTGATCCACCACCTGCAGCTGCACTACAGGAACAAGTACTGCTCCCCCCTCGCCGCCAGCATCCGCCTGCAG GTGTTTGACTTCTTCCTGATGATGAGGGCGGACTCTCTTCACCGTCTGGGGGTCCCTAACAAAGACAGGGCGATGAGGTTCAGTCCCTACTGCTATTGTGATGCCGG GGAGCCTGAGAAGCGAGCGTCTGACAAGAAGCCTGGCGGCTCGACgtctccccctgctggcagCCCCGGGCCCCCCGCTGCCCCCTCTGCGTCCGTGCGTTCAGCCTACCTGCCCTATGCCCCTGCCTTCGGTGTCCTGCTCCAGTGCCTCAAGACG GAGACGGACTGGAAGGTGCTGAAGCTGGTTCTGGACAAGCTGCCCTGGACGCTGCAGTTCAAGGTGCTCCTGCTGACCTCCAGCTGCAGCCTGGACCAGCTCTGCTCCACGCTGTGTTGCATG GTGACGGACCGGCTGATTTCGGAGCGCCTGAAGAAACCCCCCGAGGGCCTGTCCCGCACCGACGTGCAGCTGGCGGTGGTCCCAGTGCTGACGGCCGTCACCTCCTACCACGGCTACCTGGAGCCATCCAGACAG AGGGAGCTGGTGCAGTGCCTGGAGACGGGCCTGATCTACCGCTGTGCCAAGCAGTGCGTGGTGGCCCTCACCATGTGCACGGTGGAGATGCCCGATACTATGACCAAGCTGCTGCCCGCCCTCATCGTCAAGCTCACGCACATCTCTGCCACCGTCGCCATGGCGTCGCCCATGCTGGAGTTCCTGTCCA CGCTGGTGCGGCTCCCCCACCTGTACGCCAACTTTGTGGCCGAGCAGTACGTCAGCGTGTTCGCCATCTCCCTGCCCTACACCAACCCGTCCAA GTTTAACCAGTACATCGTGTCCCTGGCCCACCATGTGATCGCCATGTGGTTCATCCGCTGCAGACTCCCGTTCCGTAAGGACTTTGTTCAGTACATcacaaag GGTCTGCGGTCCAACGCCCTGCTGCCGTTCGACGACGGCCACGAGCAAAGCGCCTTCAGAGCCCGGAGCACCAGCCTGAACGAGAGGCCAAAGAG TCTGCGGGCAGCGAAAGTGGCGAAGGCGGCAGCAGCCAATAGCAGCAGCTCTCCAGCTAAAGAGCTGAGGGAGCAGTCGGCCATGGACGCGTTCCGCTCCCGCAGCATCAGCGTGTCCGAGCACGCGGTCCGCAG gatGCACACGTCCTCCACCACCTGCAGCCTGGGCTCTGCGGACGAGAGCGCGGTGCCGGCGGCGGACGAGGGTCTGAAGACGGTCCACCTGGAGCTGACGGAGACCTGCCTGGACATGATGGCGAGATACGTCTTCTCCAACTTCTCCGCCCTCCCCAAGAG GTCTCCCATTGCAGAGTTCCTGCTAGCGGGGGGCCGCAGTATGACCTGGCTGGTGGGCAACAAGTTGGTGACCATCACCACCAGCGGGGGGGTCAGGACGCAGGCGCTGCTGGGGCTGGACATGTCCGAACGcctgggaggagggggggagatGACCAG GTCGGATCCATCGCTTCACACTCGGATCACCAAAGAGGCCCCGGCCAAGCTGGAGTCACAGTCGAGTCAGCAGCACAGCCGAGTCACGCGCATCCGAGTCCGCTCCATGTCAG GGGGTCACGCTCTCCGGACCGGTCCCGCTCAGAGCCTCAGTCCTCTGGTGTCCCCCTCTGAGGGGGAGCTGgctgctcctctctctcccccctgtgGCTCCGCCCTGGACGCTTTGGGTCCGCCTTCCTCCTCCCATGACACCGcctctgccccgccccctctcaaAGACCACCCCAGCCTGGCCGACTTTGTCCCGGTGCTGACGCAGGGCTGGGCCGAGATCTTCATCCGGAGGccgtcag gGAACACCAGCTGGCTCATGTGTCTGGAGAACCCCCCCAGCCCCTTCTCGTCGGAGCTGGGCCACATGCCATTGCAAGAGCTGTCCAGCATCCTCATGGCCCTGGAGGGCGTGAAGGAGCCTCCGGCCCAGACGGCTAGCGCTCCTGCTAGCACCGCCCAGACGGCTAGCGCTCCTGCTAGCACCGCCCAGACGGCTAGCGCTCCTGCTAGCACCGCCCAGACGGCTAGCGCTCCTGCTAGCACCGCCCAGATGGTTAGCGCTACTGCTAGCACAGCCCAGACGGCTAGCGCTTCTGCTAGCACCGCCACTCAGAATCCTCCAGAATCCACCGCCGATcccttcagccaatcacagggcGGCATTGTAGGGAAGGCCACCGCCATGCAGCTCTCCAACACAG ATGCAGTGGTGGTTCTGGAGGCGGGGTCAGTCCCAGCCCACTCTGCTGCTAATTGGCTGGAGAGTGAAGAACCGGAgcctgtgacctctgaccccctaTTCATGTCCACAGTCCCAAAGACCCCTCCCCCGGGAATGAGCAGG TCTTCATCCACCTCCAGTCAAGATGATGAGAAGTCAACGCTGGAGGAGGTGAGCGAGGGGGCCATTCCCATTGACCACCCCACTGGCCCCCCCACACCCGGCAgccagggggcggagcttccctttcagccccacccccctccccaggGCCACGGACTCAACAAGTCCAGCTCCTCCCCGGAGCTGCAGACCCTACCTGAAGCTTTCTCCAGGGCCGCTCTGGAGCCGGGGGCCGCTCTGGGCGACACAGCGTGGCCCCGGGCCCCTCCAGAGGGacagcccccgcccccccagccttATCATGACAGAGAAAACACTGGAGGAGAAGCTCCCGGGCTGGGGGGCCACAATCAGGGGCCTCAGGGGCCAAGTGTGGTGTCTTCTCAGAGCGGAGGAGCCAGGATGAAGCTGGAGTTTCCAGCAGCATCAGCCCCCCCTGGACCCATCTCCCCCGGGGGGGGCCACCGGCCCCGGGGCCACACCATCTCAGTGTCGGCCCCCtccaggagggagaggaggccgGACAGGGACGGGTACAACAGTCGACCCGGACCCACCGAGAAGATCTCTGGTCTGAGCCCCAG CTTCGTCTTCCTGCAGCTCTACCACTCTCCGTTCTTTGGGAATGAAGCCAACAAGCCGCTGCTGCTGCCCAAAACCCCG gtgatCGACCGCGCCGTGAAGGTCCTGGACCAGATGCCCCCGTACGACACCCACAAGATCGGGGTGGTGTTTGTGGGCGCTGGCCAG gtgagcAACGAGGTGTCCATCTTGTCCAACGAGTACGGCTCCAACCGCTACGCCGCCTTCCTGACGGGCCTGGGCAAACTGATCCACCTGAAGGACTGCGACCCCGACCAGATCTTCCTGGGGGGTCTGGACCAGTACGGGGACGACGGGGAGTTCACCTACTGCTGGCACGATGACATCATGCAGG CCATCTTCCACATCGCCACGCTGATGCCCAACCGGGAGAGCGACCGCGGCTGCTGCAACAAGAAACGCCACATCGGAAACGACTTCGTCATGGTCGTTTACAACGACTCAGGGGAGGAGTACAAGCTGGGGACCATCAag GGCCAGTTTAACTTCGTGGAAGTCGTCATCAAGCCGCTGGACTACGACTGTAACCTGGTGACTCTCCAGTGCCGGAAAG ACCTGGAGGGGTTGGTGGACACGACGGTGGCCAAGATCGTGTCAGACCGGAACCTCCCGCTGTTAGTCAGACAGATGGCGCTGCACGCTAAC ATGGCGTCCTTGGTGCACCAGTACCGAGCCAACCCGTCTGACGCCTACGCCTCCAAGTGGCTCGCCAGACTGAGACACATCAAGAGGATCCGGACGCGG GCCCAGGAGGACATCCAGTCCCGCTCGACCCCCGGCATCTCCTTGACCCAAGGACACAGCCAGCAGAGCAAGTCGCTCCAGCAGGGCGGCGCCGCAGCGACCCCAGAGGGCGCCGGGCAGAGGAAGAGGCTCGTGTCAACGGTGGACGACTTCACTGACTTTGTCTGA